A stretch of Sinorhizobium meliloti DNA encodes these proteins:
- a CDS encoding 16S rRNA (uracil(1498)-N(3))-methyltransferase has product MRANFRMQRLFIENPLHAGAKHEATREQFNYLINVLRLGEGSSLLVFNGRDGEWRAEIAMPSRKQAVLVAVEQTRPQPAPCDLVYLFAPLKVGRLDYLVQKAVEMGAGVLQPVMTQHVQGKIGSLERVRANVIEAAEQCGVLGIPAVEEPRKLEDLLIDWPRDRRIVFCDEGNDSQNPLPILEGIAERRLALLIGPEGGFSEAERDLLRSRDFVTAIPLGPRILRADTAAVAAMAVIQATLGDWR; this is encoded by the coding sequence ATGCGCGCCAATTTCCGCATGCAGCGACTGTTCATCGAGAACCCGCTCCACGCCGGAGCGAAACACGAAGCCACAAGGGAGCAGTTCAACTATCTCATCAACGTCCTGCGCCTCGGTGAAGGCTCATCGCTTCTGGTCTTCAACGGCCGGGACGGCGAATGGCGGGCGGAGATAGCCATGCCGTCGCGCAAGCAGGCGGTTCTCGTCGCGGTCGAGCAGACGCGCCCTCAGCCCGCCCCTTGCGATCTCGTCTACCTGTTTGCGCCTCTCAAGGTAGGGCGGCTCGACTATCTCGTGCAGAAGGCGGTGGAGATGGGTGCCGGCGTTCTGCAGCCGGTCATGACGCAGCATGTCCAGGGCAAGATCGGCAGCCTCGAACGCGTCCGCGCCAATGTCATCGAAGCGGCCGAGCAATGCGGCGTGCTCGGCATTCCGGCAGTCGAGGAACCGCGCAAGCTCGAGGACCTCCTCATCGACTGGCCGCGCGACCGGCGCATCGTCTTCTGCGACGAGGGAAACGACAGCCAGAATCCACTGCCCATCCTCGAGGGAATTGCCGAACGCCGGCTGGCGCTCCTGATCGGGCCGGAGGGCGGCTTTTCGGAGGCGGAGCGGGACCTGTTGCGGAGCCGTGACTTCGTGACGGCGATCCCTCTCGGGCCGCGCATCCTGCGCGCCGATACCGCGGCAGTGGCTGCGATGGCCGTCATTCAGGCGACACTCGGCGACTGGCGATGA
- a CDS encoding inorganic phosphate transporter, with protein MAKPRPRLEKLTLDKDLDKFSLAEEASHHVMRRLAAPGLAALFLILSMGFAASYFTGASGAAVVVAAAAVAGYMAMNIGANDVTNNVGAAVGAKAISMPVALGIAAVFEIAGALIAGRKVTLTIEAGIIDGTQLVGAEGLVWVMLSALISSAIWINIATYSRAPVSTTHSLIGGIIGAGVAAAGLSSVKWWAIAGITASWTISPVLGGVIAALFLAFLKEFVIYRDDKISAARRWMPVVLGVTAGSFTAYVAVFAIDHLAFVPLPTGLSIGGLAGIACYIVSKPWIHRQSEGLENRNQSLRKLFRLPLIFSAALLSFAHGANDVSNAIGPLSAIVSAVDGVISSADSEAPFWVLLIGALGISVGLLLYGPLLIRVVGEEITRLNPMRAFCVALATAVTVLLASALGLPISSTHTAVGAVFGVGFFREWYTRHSQRRLEYVRRKTGQTEFMEKGETNFAEVRRRRLVRRSHFLTIVAAWVITVPVSALLSAFLYLVLSGLFL; from the coding sequence TTGGCCAAGCCGCGACCGCGCCTCGAAAAGCTGACGCTCGACAAGGATCTCGACAAGTTCAGCCTTGCCGAGGAAGCGTCGCATCACGTCATGCGCAGGTTGGCTGCTCCCGGGCTTGCCGCTCTCTTCCTGATACTCAGCATGGGCTTCGCGGCGAGCTATTTCACGGGCGCCTCCGGTGCGGCCGTGGTGGTGGCGGCTGCGGCGGTCGCGGGCTACATGGCGATGAACATCGGCGCCAACGACGTCACCAACAACGTCGGAGCGGCGGTCGGCGCAAAAGCGATATCGATGCCCGTGGCGCTGGGGATTGCGGCGGTGTTCGAGATCGCGGGAGCGCTGATCGCCGGCCGTAAGGTCACGCTGACCATCGAGGCCGGGATCATCGACGGCACGCAGCTGGTCGGCGCCGAAGGGCTGGTCTGGGTGATGCTGTCGGCGCTTATCTCATCGGCGATCTGGATCAATATCGCGACCTATTCGCGTGCGCCCGTTTCGACGACGCATTCGCTCATCGGCGGCATTATCGGCGCAGGTGTCGCCGCCGCCGGGCTTTCCAGCGTCAAGTGGTGGGCGATCGCCGGCATCACGGCGAGCTGGACGATTTCGCCCGTGCTCGGCGGGGTCATTGCCGCACTCTTCCTCGCCTTTCTCAAGGAGTTCGTCATCTACCGCGATGACAAGATCTCGGCCGCCCGGCGCTGGATGCCTGTCGTCCTCGGTGTCACCGCCGGTTCGTTCACGGCCTATGTCGCGGTCTTTGCCATCGATCATCTGGCTTTTGTCCCGCTTCCGACCGGCCTGTCGATAGGCGGGCTGGCCGGGATCGCTTGCTACATAGTGTCGAAGCCGTGGATCCACCGCCAGTCGGAAGGTCTCGAAAACCGCAACCAGTCGCTTCGCAAGCTGTTCCGCCTGCCGCTCATCTTCTCGGCCGCCCTGCTGTCCTTCGCCCATGGCGCAAACGACGTATCGAACGCGATCGGCCCGCTGTCGGCGATCGTCTCGGCCGTCGACGGCGTGATCTCGAGCGCGGATTCGGAGGCCCCCTTCTGGGTACTCCTCATCGGCGCACTCGGCATCTCGGTGGGTCTTCTGCTCTACGGTCCGCTGCTGATCCGTGTCGTCGGCGAGGAGATCACGCGCCTCAATCCGATGCGCGCCTTCTGCGTGGCGCTTGCGACCGCCGTGACGGTTCTGCTTGCCTCGGCTCTCGGCCTGCCGATCAGTTCCACCCACACGGCGGTGGGCGCCGTATTCGGCGTCGGCTTCTTTCGCGAGTGGTACACGCGTCACTCGCAACGGCGGCTCGAATATGTCCGGCGCAAGACGGGCCAGACCGAATTCATGGAAAAGGGCGAGACGAATTTTGCGGAAGTGCGTCGCCGGCGCCTGGTGCGGCGCTCCCACTTCCTGACGATCGTCGCCGCCTGGGTCATCACGGTTCCCGTGTCGGCGCTGCTCTCGGCCTTCCTCTATCTCGTCCTCTCCGGCCTGTTTCTCTAG
- a CDS encoding NUDIX hydrolase: protein MNFLHRLASDVQLMLRRPARMQYAALCYRLARKTNALEILVITSRDTGRWVIPKGWPMQGKQAHEVAEREAYEEAGVKGKVQRAAIGAYVYQKRKDHGLEISCKVQVHALEVEDFCKNFPEKGSRRLEWVDYREAAKRVAEPSLKELILDFGRRVDPDPEQRPKASSN, encoded by the coding sequence TTGAACTTTCTGCACCGGCTCGCTTCTGATGTGCAACTCATGCTGCGTCGCCCGGCGCGTATGCAGTATGCGGCGCTGTGCTATCGGCTTGCCAGGAAGACGAATGCGCTGGAAATCCTGGTGATCACCAGCCGCGACACCGGCCGGTGGGTCATCCCCAAGGGGTGGCCGATGCAGGGAAAGCAGGCGCACGAGGTCGCCGAGCGCGAGGCCTATGAGGAGGCCGGGGTGAAGGGCAAGGTGCAAAGGGCCGCCATCGGCGCCTACGTTTATCAGAAGCGGAAGGATCACGGCCTCGAGATCTCCTGCAAGGTGCAGGTGCATGCGCTCGAAGTTGAGGATTTTTGCAAGAACTTCCCGGAGAAAGGCAGCAGGCGGCTGGAGTGGGTCGACTATCGTGAGGCGGCAAAGCGCGTTGCAGAGCCTTCGCTGAAAGAGCTTATCCTCGATTTCGGCAGACGCGTCGACCCCGACCCGGAGCAGCGGCCGAAGGCCTCCAGCAACTGA